The following proteins are encoded in a genomic region of Gossypium hirsutum isolate 1008001.06 chromosome D05, Gossypium_hirsutum_v2.1, whole genome shotgun sequence:
- the LOC107905516 gene encoding uncharacterized protein, producing the protein MTLEDFFTLAEMKDGLTVPSRVEELVSVMKKEKESVVKNVGDATRQWTAVASTIAATENKDCLDLFIQLDGLCFIGRWLKDAQEFGNGSSDSFVEESITALLRALEKLHRDKERSISSEIWITVKNLLSHNSSRVQDSARLLFDKWKRGTVSDHVDSGGHEYEISDAATVTGENNGPDSAKDSPVSRGSAHGEKDGADAAKSENLPSSLDGVQPQSTKDLHVETTNDELKSHINSDYSDTENRSESHMASSSVLNPVKELQAKTVEETASHEACSLADSKQENIEASDAMTVSNSSTVEHALVSSNAGVGTALEVTTGPSSHTDTEANRFHVLNSVDLTDERMHASEPKKAMSDVAVMNHSSSGSELFKIAGKDSESHLSTSRSSSDNELLYEKPGDLETMFSRMAAIGTADEDKENCELEDLRSGSRFTSSHGVTDTTSDIDLEYGIVDALEVARKVAQEVEREVIDDREPSSSSSEKISEGGIRQPSTPESINRKQDLPTEVLPKEVSTGPIRSAGAHTEGEGLLINSDDADNEPENHSRDMESSQVTMAQDPEPITEKSLCDFDLNQEVCSDDTERAVTSISTPISVVSASRAAAVRGIPAAPLQFEGTLGWKGSAATSAFRPASPRRNSDGDKRLSLGGTSSSSKRRLDCLDFDLNVAEAGDEKGAELMSGKQVTASSGLYSAESSLKASQRKSERLELDLNCVSDDGDGPALDSRVKESLFYDRNGHCSQSPASSSSSMQPSLRNFDLNDRPCNHNNALEQGPFPGRSSIAHGGPKLNDPVISIMGTRVEVNRKDFVSQVVSFPNGKVLGPATDGSITRSAGFMGLVPTASYTHSPAFSSNLLPMAPNMPFPSAIYGASGSIPFIVDSGAPVVPQIMGSTSAVPIASPVVPQIMGSTSAVPIAYSQAQFIMSMSNAAAGLNGSGPSRPNFDLNSRLAIEGGNTDSMGLRQPFMPVHGRSIEEHLRANTQASSSSGVGVKRKEPDGGWEPYAFNYRQQHFPWKQ; encoded by the coding sequence AATCAATTACTGCACTCTTACGAGCACTTGAAAAGTTGCATAGAGATAAGGAAAGGTCAATTTCTTCGGAGATCTGGATTACGGTCAAGAATCTTCTGAGCCACAATAGCTCTCGAGTTCAGGACAGTGCTAGGTTGCTCTTTGATAAGTGGAAACGAGGTACAGTTTCTGATCATGTCGATAGTGGTGGACATGAGTATGAGATTTCAGACGCTGCTACTGTTACCGGAGAAAATAATGGGCCAGATTCTGCCAAAGACAGTCCTGTTTCAAGAGGAAGTGCCCATGGGGAAAAAGATGGAGCAGATGCTGCTAAAAGTGAAAACCTTCCTTCAAGCCTAGATGGTGTTCAACCACAAAGTACTAAAGATTTACATGTTGAAACTACTAATGATGAGCTCAAGTCCCACATAAATTCAGACTATTCAGACACGGAAAACAGATCTGAGAGTCATATGGCCTCCTCTTCTGTGTTAAATCCTGTGAAAGAACTACAAGCAAAAACTGTGGAAGAAACTGCTTCCCATGAGGCCTGCAGTTTAGCAGATTCAAAGCAAGAAAATATTGAAGCTTCAGATGCTATGACAGTTTCAAACTCTAGTACTGTGGAACATGCTCTGGTTTCGTCTAATGCTGGTGTTGGAACAGCTCTGGAGGTTACAACAGGACCCAGTTCCCATACTGATACTGAAGCCAATAGGTTTCATGTCCTAAATTCTGTTGATCTTACTGATGAGAGGATGCATGCATCTGAGCCAAAGAAGGCAATGTCTGATGTGGCTGTTATGAATCATTCCAGCAGTGGCTCAGAGCTATTCAAGATTGCTGGTAAAGACAGCGAGTCACATTTGAGCACGTCACGGAGCTCCTCTGACAATGAGCTCTTGTATGAAAAGCCTGGGGATCTGGAAACTATGTTTTCGAGAATGGCAGCCATTGGAACAGCAGATGAAGATAAGGAGAATTGTGAACTTGAGGATTTGAGAAGTGGTTCCAGGTTTACCAGTAGTCATGGTGTGACCGATACAACATCTGATATTGATCTAGAGTATGGCATAGTTGATGCTCTAGAAGTTGCCCGAAAAGTTGCTCAAGAAGTGGAGCGAGAAGTCATAGATGACAGAGAACCTTCCAGCAGCTCTTCAGAGAAGATATCAGAAGGTGGTATTAGGCAACCCAGTACCCCAGAATCCATAAATAGAAAGCAAGACCTACCCACCGAGGTCTTGCCAAAGGAGGTGTCAACCGGACCCATTCGGTCTGCTGGAGCGCATACTGAGGGGGAGGGGCTCCTTATTAATTCAGATGATGCAGATAATGAACCAGAAAATCACTCGCGTGACATGGAATCCTCTCAGGTGACCATGGCTCAAGATCCTGAGCCGATCACAGAGAAAAGTCTATGTGATTTTGATCTGAACCAAGAAGTCTGTTCTGATGATACGGAACGTGCAGTGACTTCCATCTCCACTCCCATTTCAGTGGTTTCTGCTTCTAGGGCAGCAGCAGTGCGTGGCATACCTGCAGCTCCTTTGCAGTTCGAGGGGACTCTTGGATGGAAAGGATCTGCTGCCACAAGTGCTTTTCGCCCAGCATCACCTCGACGTAACTCTGATGGTGATAAGAGACTATCCCTTGGAGGGACAAGCAGTAGCTCAAAACGGAGGTTGGATTGCCTTGATTTTGATCTCAATGTTGCTGAGGCTGGCGATGAAAAAGGTGCTGAACTAATGTCCGGGAAACAGGTTACAGCCTCATCAGGTCTCTATTCTGCAGAATCTTCACTGAAAGCTAGTCAGAGAAAATCCGAGAGACTTGAGCTGGATTTAAATTGTGTCAGTGATGATGGTGACGGTCCAGCACTAGATTCAAGAGTCAAGGAATCACTCTTTTATGACAGGAATGGGCATTGCAGCCAATCACCTGCTTCGTCATCATCATCAATGCAGCCTTCTCTGAGGAACTTTGATTTGAATGACAGGCCATGCAATCACAATAATGCTTTAGAACAAGGGCCATTTCCTGGTAGATCTTCAATTGCTCATGGAGGGCCTAAACTAAATGATCCTGTTATTTCTATCATGGGTACTAGAGTGGAAGTCAATAGGAAGGACTTTGTTTCTCAGGTTGTGTCCTTTCCAAATGGCAAGGTTCTTGGGCCTGCAACTGATGGGAGCATCACAAGAAGTGCAGGGTTTATGGGGTTGGTTCCCACTGCCTCGTATACACATTCCCCTGCTTTTAGCTCTAATTTACTGCCAATGGCGCCAAATATGCCCTTCCCTTCTGCCATTTATGGGGCTAGTGGCTCAATCCCCTTTATTGTTGATTCAGGTGCACCTGTTGTGCCTCAAATTATGGGCTCTACATCAGCGGTTCCAATAGCTTCACCTGTTGTGCCTCAAATTATGGGCTCTACATCAGCGGTTCCAATAGCTTACTCTCAGGCACAATTCATTATGAGCATGAGCAATGCAGCTGCTGGTTTAAATGGTTCAGGCCCCTCGCGGCCTAATTTTGACCTGAATTCCAGATTAGCAATTGAGGGAGGAAATACAGATTCCATGGGTTTAAGGCAGCCATTCATGCCTGTTCATGGTAGGTCAATAGAAGAACATTTGAGGGCAAACACACAAGCCTCCTCTAGTTCCGGGGTTGGGGTAAAAAGGAAGGAACCAGATGGTGGATGGGAACCATACGCATTTAACTACAGACAGCAGCATTTTCCATggaaacagtaa
- the LOC107905517 gene encoding DEAD-box ATP-dependent RNA helicase 28, translating into MAPSFMFEAPSDEEPELSESKDEDNEEAEEEEEGDEAEDKPSKPKPKSQSPWDFTSYSESVAEEHARRGTTSVDFKISKILQQSSAPAQQEETSDSESDKQVDYRSEDEDEENSNARDNKSFFAPAEGASFHANSFMELNLSRPLLRACETLGYTKPTPIQAACIPLALTGRDICGSAITGSGKTAAFALPTLERLLFRPKRVSAIRVLILTPARELAVQVHSMIEKLAQYTDIRCCLIVGGLSLKAQETALRLMPDIVVATPGRMIDHLRNTMSVDLDDLAVLILDEADRLLELGFSAEIHELVCLCPKRRQTMLFSATMTEEVDELVKLSLTRPLRLSADSSTKRPSTLTEEVVRIRRMREVNQEAVLLSLCTKTFTSRVIIFSGTKQAAHRLKILFQLAGLQAAELHGDLTQVQRLDALERFRKQEVDFLIATDVAARGLDIIGVQTVINYACPRDITSYVHRVGRTARAGREGYAVTFVTDNDRSLLKAIAKRVGSKLKSRIVVEQSITKWSQKIEEMEEKVTEVIEEERAERALRKAEMEATKAENMIAHKDEIYARPKRTWFMTEKEKKLVAKEAKASIEKEKGSADAIISAQQAEDLKMKEKRKREREKNLPRKKRRKLEAAREMLEDQSEINEPDGSGKNKKEKEGISLVDLAYRRAKAVKAVKKAVDSGKIVKKSNKSSKQYKQRTQSRTEEMRELFKNDMSERRQKSSSNAGRKKPKSSFKSKSRYKRK; encoded by the exons ATGGCTCCAAGCTTCATGTTCGAAGCCCCCAGCGACGAAGAACCCGAACTCTCTGAATCGAAGGATGAAGATAATGAAGAAGCtgaggaggaagaagaaggagATGAAGCAGAAGACAAACCTTCCAAACCAAAACCCAAATCCCAATCTCCATGGGACTTTACTTCTTACTCTGAATCCGTCGCAGAAGAACACGCTCGCCGTGGTACCACCTCTGTTGACTTCAAAATCTCTAAAATCCTCCAACAAAGCTCAGCTCCAGCTCAGCAGGAGGAGACCTCCGATTCTGAATCCGACAAACAA gttGATTATAGGTCAGAAGATGAAGATGAGGAAAATAGCAATGCAAGAGACAATAAATCGTTCTTTGCACCAGCTGAAGGAGCGTCGTTTCATGCCAATTCTTTCATGGAGCTCAATCTTTCGCGTCCTTTGCTTCGCGCTTGTGAAACATTGGGTTACACCAAGCCTACGCCCATTCAG GCTGCTTGTATACCCTTAGCCTTGACTGGGCGCGATATATGTGGTAGCGCAATTACTGGTTCTGGGAAg ACGGCTGCATTTGCCTTACCTACATTAGAAAGGCTGTTATTTCGTCCTAAAAGGGTTTCAGCTATACGGGTACTTATCCTTACTCCAGCTAGAGAGTTGGCCGTTCA GGTTCACAGTATGATAGAGAAACTGGCCCAGTATACCGATATTAGATGCTGTCTGATTGTTGGTGGGCTTTCATTAAAG GCACAAGAGACAGCTTTGAGATTAATGCCTGACATTGTTGTGGCTACTCCTGGACGCATGATAGATCATTTACGCAATACCATGTCTGTGGATTTGGATGATCTTGCAGTTTTGATCCTTGATGAAGCAGATCGTCTTCTGGAGCTCGGATTCAGTGCTGAAATTCATGAATTG GTTTGCCTTTGTCCTAAAAGGAGACAGACTATGCTGTTTTCAGCTACAATGACAGAGGAAGTTGATGAGCTTGTCAAGCTTTCTTTGACCAGACCCTTGCGTCTCTCAGCTGACTCATCAACTAAACGGCCATCAACATTGACCGAGGA GGTTGTAAGGATACGCCGAATGCGTGAAGTAAATCAAGAAGCAGTTCTTCTGTCATTGTGTACAAAGACCTTCACATCCAGAGTGATTATCTTCAG TGGAACTAAGCAGGCTGCTCATAGGTTGAAGATTTTATTTCAGTTGGCTGGCCTTCAAGCAGCTGAGCTTCATGGAGATCTTACTCAAGTTCAGCGCCTTGAT GCCTTGGAACGTTTTAGGAAGCAGGAAGTTGATTTTTTAATTGCAACTGATGTGGCTGCCCGT GGACTTGATATAATTGGTGTTCAGACTGTTATTAATTATGCTTGTCCTCGAGATATTACAAG TTACGTTCACCGAGTCGGTCGGACAGCAAGAGCTGGTAGAGAAGGATATGCCGTTACATTTGTTACTGACAATGACCGATCTCTATTAAAAGCTATT GCAAAGAGAGTAGGTTCAAAGTTGAAGAGCCGGATTGTTGTGGAGCAGTCTATCACTAAGTGGTCTCAAAAAATTGAGGAGATGGAGGAGAAAGTCACTGAAGTTATTGAAGAGGAGAG GGCGGAGAGAGCCCTAAGAAAGGCTGAAATGGAAGCAACGAAG GCTGAAAATATGATTGCACATAAGGATGAAATTTATGCACGACCTAAAAGAACCTGGTTTATGACAGAAAAGGAGAAAAAACTTGTAGCCAAGGAAGCAAAG GCATCTatagagaaagaaaaaggttCTGCAGATGCTATCATCAGTGCTCAACAAGCTGAGGACCTTAAGATGAAGGAAAAGAGGAAGCGAGAGCGTGAG AAAAATTTACCTCGGAAGAAACGTCGAAAACTGGAAGCTGCCAGAGAAATGTTGGAGGATCAAAGCGAAATTAATGAACCAGAT GGTAGTGGGAAAAATAAGAAAGAGAAGGAAGGTATATCTTTGGTTGACTTGGCTTACCGGCGAGCAAAAGCAGTAAAAGCTGTGAAGAAGGCTGTAGATTCTGGCAAAATTGTGAAGAAATCCAATAAAAGCTCAAAGCAGTATAAACAAAGAACTCAATCAAGGACAGAGGAAATGCGGGAGCTATTCAAAAATGACATGAGTGAGAGAAGACAGAAAAGTTCTAGTAATGCTGGAAGGAAAAAGCCCAAAAGTTCATTTAAGAGCAAATCACG TTACAAGCGCAAGTAG
- the LOC107905514 gene encoding thaumatin-like protein 1, with product MQPFLPKRKMDLIFSVGLLCLSSLFPGISGTTFTLVNKCDHTVWPGILGNSDLGSTGFELPSGGSRPFQAPSGWSGRFWGRSGCASDQNTGQLTCQTGDCGSNQIECNGKGASPPATLAEFTIGSGTQDFYDVSLVDGYNLPMIVEPSGGSGSCLSTGCVNDLNRQCPAELRVGSGEACKSACEAFGTPEYCCSGAYATPDTCKPSVYAGMFKAACPRSYSYAYDDATSTFTCTGADYTITFCPSSTSQKSASSTSPTTGTANTTYGSITGTGQVPSDDNSSWLPDFLTGESSRTLSSGVLHTTLLASAISFICLFRFYS from the exons ATGCAACCTTTTCTTCCTAAGAGAAAG ATGGATCTGATTTTCTCCGTTGGTTTATTATGTCTGAGCTCCCTCTTCCCAG GGATTTCAGGGACTACATTTACACTGGTGAATAAATGTGACCACACAGTTTGGCCTGGTATCCTTGGCAACTCCGACTTAGGTAGCACCGGGTTTGAGCTACCGTCTGGAGGGTCCAGGCCGTTTCAGGCACCGTCTGGTTGGTCAGGTAGGTTCTGGGGAAGATCAGGTTGCGCATCGGACCAAAATACTGGTCAACTCACCTGCCAAACCGGTGACTGTGGCTCAAACCAAATCGAATGCAATGGCAAAGGTGCAAGTCCCCCAGCCACCTTAGCAGAGTTCACAATCGGGTCAGGCACACAGGATTTCTACGACGTTAGCTTAGTTGACGGCTACAACTTGCCAATGATCGTGGAGCCAAGTGGTGGTTCAGGCTCCTGCTTGTCAACAGGGTGCGTCAATGACTTGAACCGGCAGTGCCCGGCGGAGTTAAGGGTCGGTTCCGGTGAGGCCTGTAAGAGTGCATGCGAAGCTTTTGGGACTCCCGAGTATTGCTGCAGCGGCGCCTACGCCACCCCGGACACCTGTAAACCGTCTGTTTATGCGGGGATGTTCAAAGCGGCTTGCCCAAGGTCGTATAGCTACGCGTATGATGATGCTACGAGTACGTTTACATGTACCGGCGCTGACTATACGATTACATTCTGCCCTTCATCAACAAG TCAAAAATCTGCAAGCAGTACAAGCCCAACAACAGGCACAGCAAACACAACATATGGATCTATTACAGGGACAGGACAGGTTCCAAGTGATGACAATAGTTCATGGTTACCAGATTTTCTTACAGGAGAATCTTCCAGGACTCTTTCTTCTGGTGTTCTCCATACGACATTGTTGGCTTCAGCGATTTCCTTTATCTGCCTCTTTAgattttattcataa